A part of Podarcis raffonei isolate rPodRaf1 chromosome 12, rPodRaf1.pri, whole genome shotgun sequence genomic DNA contains:
- the ENTR1 gene encoding endosome-associated-trafficking regulator 1 isoform X1, whose product MAGPGRPPAAGEASFGRQQPRAGPAVGSSIAPEEEEANPFSFKEFVRSKNQYLAAPVLEEAKGLSGVALASSGSSTSSPKDSSRFSLLLDDSTSSPGSLDVAFHKLFPPNPMATNSSLEDEEEDSEWSSTYQPSAVEEAHLGRIPSTSLDSTRDSLCCNPSDLSELQRFTPWKLGAKEDQSLPVGGAAGGDSFYLPPCQPTYEELKEENSKFRSKISHLQAVSESQAERIKQLERTLEESRRKEEKETRDLEAMVQQVEENLELMAKRAMKAETSTVKLKQHNSLLQVQVENYRLENEALKSSHSANLAIVQQNASAALQNLLAVITKSQPSIRQLLSGAKELQLVAEMLKSLDKISEIPQGSS is encoded by the exons ATGGCGGGGCCCGGCCGCCCTCCCGCCGCGGGCGAAGCCTCCTTCGGGCGCCAGCAGCCCCGGGCGGGCCCCGCTG TTGGATCTTCCATTGCACCTGAGGAGGAAGAGGCCAACCCCTTCTCCTTCAAGGAGTTTGTGCGGAGCAAGAACCAGTATTTGGCAGCCCCTGTCCTGGAGGAAGCAAAGGGGCTGAGCGGCGTTGCCCTGGCCTCCTCGGGGTCAAGCACCAGCAGCCCCAAG GATTCCTCCAGGTTCTCACTCCTCCTGGACGACAGCACCTCGTCCCCTGGGTCTTTGGATGTGGCCTTCCACAAGCTGTTTCCCCCGAACCCAATGGCAACTAACTCCTCGctggaggatgaagaagaggacAGCGAATGGAGCAGCACCTACCAGCCATCAGCCGTTGAAGAGGCCCACCTGGGCAGGATTCCCAGCACCTCCTTGGACAGCACCCGTGACTCTCTCTGCTGCAATCCCTCTGACCTGTCTGAGCTCCAGAGGTTTACTCCGTGGAAGCTGGGGGCCAAGGAGGACCAGAGCTTGCCTGTGGGTGGAGCTGCCGGGGGGGACAGCTTTTATCTGCCTCCTTGCCAGCCGACTTACGAAGAA TTAAAAGAAGAAAATTCCAAGTTTAGGAGTAAGATCAGCCATCTTCAAGCAGTTTCTGAGAGTCAGGCAGAGAG AATCAAGCAGCTGGAAAGGACCCTGGAGGAGAGTCGGcggaaagaggagaaggagacgCGGGACTTGGAGGCGATGGTGCAGCAGGTGGAGGAGAACCTTGAGCTGATGGCG AAACGGGCTATGAAGGCTGAAACCAGCACTGTGAAGCTGAAGCAGCACAACAGCCTCCTCCAG GTTCAGGTGGAGAACTACAGGTTAGAAAATGAAGCCTTGAAATCTAGCCACTCGGCTAACCTGGCCATAGTGCAGCAAAATGCCAGTGCTGCCTTGCAGAATCTCCTCGCCGTCATCACAAAGTCCCAACCATCCATCAG gcagctgctctctggcGCGAAAGAGCTGCAgctggtggctgaaatgctgaagtCACTGGACAAAATCTCCGAGATACCACAAGGGTCTTCCTAA
- the ENTR1 gene encoding endosome-associated-trafficking regulator 1 isoform X2 has product MAGPGRPPAAGEASFGRQQPRAGPAVGSSIAPEEEEANPFSFKEFVRSKNQYLAAPVLEEAKGLSGVALASSGSSTSSPKDSSRFSLLLDDSTSSPGSLDVAFHKLFPPNPMATNSSLEDEEEDSEWSSTYQPSAVEEAHLGRIPSTSLDSTRDSLCCNPSDLSELQRFTPWKLGAKEDQSLPVGGAAGGDSFYLPPCQPTYEELKEENSKFRSKISHLQAVSESQAERIKQLERTLEESRRKEEKETRDLEAMVQQVEENLELMAVQVENYRLENEALKSSHSANLAIVQQNASAALQNLLAVITKSQPSIRQLLSGAKELQLVAEMLKSLDKISEIPQGSS; this is encoded by the exons ATGGCGGGGCCCGGCCGCCCTCCCGCCGCGGGCGAAGCCTCCTTCGGGCGCCAGCAGCCCCGGGCGGGCCCCGCTG TTGGATCTTCCATTGCACCTGAGGAGGAAGAGGCCAACCCCTTCTCCTTCAAGGAGTTTGTGCGGAGCAAGAACCAGTATTTGGCAGCCCCTGTCCTGGAGGAAGCAAAGGGGCTGAGCGGCGTTGCCCTGGCCTCCTCGGGGTCAAGCACCAGCAGCCCCAAG GATTCCTCCAGGTTCTCACTCCTCCTGGACGACAGCACCTCGTCCCCTGGGTCTTTGGATGTGGCCTTCCACAAGCTGTTTCCCCCGAACCCAATGGCAACTAACTCCTCGctggaggatgaagaagaggacAGCGAATGGAGCAGCACCTACCAGCCATCAGCCGTTGAAGAGGCCCACCTGGGCAGGATTCCCAGCACCTCCTTGGACAGCACCCGTGACTCTCTCTGCTGCAATCCCTCTGACCTGTCTGAGCTCCAGAGGTTTACTCCGTGGAAGCTGGGGGCCAAGGAGGACCAGAGCTTGCCTGTGGGTGGAGCTGCCGGGGGGGACAGCTTTTATCTGCCTCCTTGCCAGCCGACTTACGAAGAA TTAAAAGAAGAAAATTCCAAGTTTAGGAGTAAGATCAGCCATCTTCAAGCAGTTTCTGAGAGTCAGGCAGAGAG AATCAAGCAGCTGGAAAGGACCCTGGAGGAGAGTCGGcggaaagaggagaaggagacgCGGGACTTGGAGGCGATGGTGCAGCAGGTGGAGGAGAACCTTGAGCTGATGGCG GTTCAGGTGGAGAACTACAGGTTAGAAAATGAAGCCTTGAAATCTAGCCACTCGGCTAACCTGGCCATAGTGCAGCAAAATGCCAGTGCTGCCTTGCAGAATCTCCTCGCCGTCATCACAAAGTCCCAACCATCCATCAG gcagctgctctctggcGCGAAAGAGCTGCAgctggtggctgaaatgctgaagtCACTGGACAAAATCTCCGAGATACCACAAGGGTCTTCCTAA
- the ENTR1 gene encoding endosome-associated-trafficking regulator 1 isoform X3, whose amino-acid sequence MAGPGRPPAAGEASFGRQQPRAGPAVGSSIAPEEEEANPFSFKEFVRSKNQYLAAPVLEEAKGLSGVALASSGSSTSSPKDSSRFSLLLDDSTSSPGSLDVAFHKLFPPNPMATNSSLEDEEEDSEWSSTYQPSAVEEAHLGRIPSTSLDSTRDSLCCNPSDLSELQRFTPWKLGAKEDQSLPVGGAAGGDSFYLPPCQPTYEELKEENSKFRSKISHLQAVSESQAERIKQLERTLEESRRKEEKETRDLEAMVQQVEENLELMAKRAMKAETSTVKLKQHNSLLQAAALWRERAAAGG is encoded by the exons ATGGCGGGGCCCGGCCGCCCTCCCGCCGCGGGCGAAGCCTCCTTCGGGCGCCAGCAGCCCCGGGCGGGCCCCGCTG TTGGATCTTCCATTGCACCTGAGGAGGAAGAGGCCAACCCCTTCTCCTTCAAGGAGTTTGTGCGGAGCAAGAACCAGTATTTGGCAGCCCCTGTCCTGGAGGAAGCAAAGGGGCTGAGCGGCGTTGCCCTGGCCTCCTCGGGGTCAAGCACCAGCAGCCCCAAG GATTCCTCCAGGTTCTCACTCCTCCTGGACGACAGCACCTCGTCCCCTGGGTCTTTGGATGTGGCCTTCCACAAGCTGTTTCCCCCGAACCCAATGGCAACTAACTCCTCGctggaggatgaagaagaggacAGCGAATGGAGCAGCACCTACCAGCCATCAGCCGTTGAAGAGGCCCACCTGGGCAGGATTCCCAGCACCTCCTTGGACAGCACCCGTGACTCTCTCTGCTGCAATCCCTCTGACCTGTCTGAGCTCCAGAGGTTTACTCCGTGGAAGCTGGGGGCCAAGGAGGACCAGAGCTTGCCTGTGGGTGGAGCTGCCGGGGGGGACAGCTTTTATCTGCCTCCTTGCCAGCCGACTTACGAAGAA TTAAAAGAAGAAAATTCCAAGTTTAGGAGTAAGATCAGCCATCTTCAAGCAGTTTCTGAGAGTCAGGCAGAGAG AATCAAGCAGCTGGAAAGGACCCTGGAGGAGAGTCGGcggaaagaggagaaggagacgCGGGACTTGGAGGCGATGGTGCAGCAGGTGGAGGAGAACCTTGAGCTGATGGCG AAACGGGCTATGAAGGCTGAAACCAGCACTGTGAAGCTGAAGCAGCACAACAGCCTCCTCCAG gcagctgctctctggcGCGAAAGAGCTGCAgctggtggctga